Proteins encoded together in one Chryseobacterium sp. G0201 window:
- a CDS encoding sigma-54-dependent transcriptional regulator, with translation MSGNILIIDDEIKLLKLLGMILSQENFNVKEASTARSAMTMLEQYDFDVVLSDVRLPDAFGVDLVKSIKTKYPHLEIILMTAFGNITDAVQAMKNGAYDYLVKGDDNEKIIPLVYKTLEKAKDNKSKIVQKSNIQKGFNQIIGISPLIIQAKKLAERVALTDATVLLTGETGTGKEVFANAIHEGSDRKKNNFVAINCSAFSKEILESELFGHKQGSFTGAIKDKKGLVEEANGGTLFLDEIGEMPIELQAKLLRVLETKEFMKMGETKVSKSDFRLIAATNRNLEDEIKQGHFREDLYFRLNVFEINLPPLRERKEDLKVLAKNFIDIFSNKLHLSSVQVSQEYYKALEKNDWKGNIRELRNTIERSLILMNDNILDTESLPHYSEKIASTEKDSLSMRSLEKEHIQKVIKYTKGNKAEAARLLEIGIATLYRKLEEYELR, from the coding sequence TCATCGATGATGAGATCAAACTCCTAAAACTGTTAGGAATGATCCTTTCCCAAGAAAATTTTAACGTAAAAGAAGCTTCCACAGCGCGTTCTGCGATGACGATGCTAGAACAATACGACTTTGATGTTGTGTTGAGTGATGTTCGGCTTCCCGATGCTTTCGGGGTTGATCTTGTGAAATCTATTAAAACAAAATATCCTCACCTTGAAATTATTCTGATGACCGCTTTCGGAAATATTACGGATGCAGTTCAGGCAATGAAAAACGGAGCTTACGATTATTTAGTGAAAGGCGATGATAACGAGAAAATTATTCCGTTGGTCTATAAAACGTTGGAAAAAGCAAAAGATAATAAATCCAAAATCGTTCAAAAGAGTAATATTCAAAAAGGATTTAATCAAATCATTGGAATTTCTCCTTTAATTATTCAGGCCAAAAAACTGGCAGAAAGAGTGGCTTTAACAGATGCAACCGTTCTTTTAACAGGCGAAACAGGAACCGGAAAAGAAGTTTTCGCCAACGCTATTCATGAAGGAAGTGACAGAAAGAAAAATAATTTTGTCGCGATCAATTGTTCTGCATTCAGCAAAGAAATTCTGGAAAGCGAACTTTTCGGGCATAAACAAGGTTCTTTTACCGGAGCCATAAAAGACAAAAAAGGTCTTGTAGAAGAAGCCAACGGTGGAACTTTATTTTTAGATGAAATTGGTGAAATGCCCATCGAACTTCAGGCAAAATTACTTCGCGTGCTGGAAACCAAAGAATTCATGAAAATGGGTGAAACAAAGGTTTCAAAATCGGATTTCAGATTAATTGCCGCGACCAACAGAAATTTAGAAGACGAAATAAAACAAGGCCATTTCAGGGAAGATCTTTATTTCAGGCTAAATGTTTTCGAAATCAATCTTCCTCCACTTCGTGAAAGAAAAGAAGATCTGAAAGTTTTGGCTAAAAATTTTATTGATATTTTTTCGAATAAACTGCATTTATCATCCGTTCAGGTTTCCCAGGAATATTATAAAGCCTTAGAAAAAAATGACTGGAAGGGTAATATTCGTGAATTAAGAAATACCATCGAAAGAAGTCTAATCTTGATGAATGACAATATTCTGGATACAGAAAGTCTGCCGCATTATTCCGAAAAAATTGCTTCAACAGAAAAGGACTCGTTGAGCATGCGATCTTTAGAAAAAGAGCATATCCAAAAAGTGATTAAATACACCAAAGGAAACAAAGCCGAAGCAGCGAGATTGCTGGAAATTGGTATTGCAACGTTGTACCGCAAATTGGAAGAATACGAACTGCGATGA
- a CDS encoding outer membrane beta-barrel protein, with translation MKSKTIQAIFLLGFFALNPMNAQEIKKDSVSLQPKDSLTAKTDSKIPFDGYDLTWINGQNRQTDFPLTLKDKDGETILTGVTYVDAYYNYDFRNPQDNTHTISAAIGRSNEFTINMASIGLETNYKNMIGRLWLQYGQMGSIVQDLDGTVNHGKNTSVSNLKNIREAAAGYHFNVMHGLNVEAGIFMSYIGLESYVLGENWNYQRSLVCDFTPFYFQGARIQAYPSKKYKVELWVLNGWQTYNSWNKGLGLGVSNYYRPNENLQLVANFYLNGKDTRNNPDVRRFHHDHSIVARYFHNKESKGLSQAAFSINNHYGFQSGGGLKAKDNYMIGTSIANRLWFHNNKIALSLRADAVSNPGAYLAFSPSPVANNDFNDAIAKGEKLKMFQGTATVDIMPNQFVTFRLEYGFRKSNIPYFAGSGGTTSPDGWIDTPIDSWRPDLRKSDSRLTLAVMFRL, from the coding sequence ATGAAATCAAAAACTATTCAGGCTATTTTTTTATTGGGATTTTTTGCTTTAAATCCTATGAATGCACAGGAAATTAAAAAAGATTCAGTTTCCTTACAACCGAAAGATTCGCTAACAGCAAAAACCGATTCTAAAATTCCTTTTGACGGTTACGATCTGACTTGGATCAACGGACAAAACCGCCAGACAGATTTTCCTTTAACTTTAAAAGATAAAGATGGAGAAACGATTTTAACGGGTGTAACCTATGTAGATGCCTATTATAATTACGATTTTCGTAATCCACAAGATAATACACACACGATTTCAGCAGCAATCGGTCGTTCCAATGAATTTACGATCAATATGGCGAGTATCGGTTTAGAAACCAACTACAAAAATATGATCGGCCGTTTATGGTTACAATATGGGCAAATGGGCTCTATTGTTCAAGATTTGGACGGAACCGTAAATCATGGTAAAAATACAAGTGTGAGTAATTTAAAAAATATCCGAGAAGCTGCAGCAGGTTATCATTTCAACGTAATGCACGGTTTGAATGTTGAAGCCGGGATTTTCATGAGTTACATCGGTTTGGAAAGTTATGTTCTGGGAGAAAACTGGAACTATCAGAGAAGTTTGGTCTGCGATTTTACACCTTTCTATTTTCAGGGAGCTAGAATTCAGGCATATCCTTCAAAAAAATATAAGGTTGAACTTTGGGTGTTGAACGGTTGGCAGACTTATAATTCATGGAATAAAGGTCTTGGATTGGGAGTTTCCAATTACTACCGTCCGAACGAAAATCTTCAGTTGGTTGCCAATTTTTATTTAAACGGAAAAGACACGAGAAATAATCCTGATGTTCGCCGTTTTCACCATGACCACAGTATTGTTGCGAGATATTTCCACAATAAAGAAAGCAAAGGCTTGTCACAGGCTGCTTTCAGTATCAACAACCATTACGGATTCCAGAGCGGTGGAGGTTTGAAGGCAAAAGACAATTACATGATCGGAACTTCCATTGCCAACAGACTTTGGTTTCATAACAATAAAATTGCGTTATCCTTAAGAGCTGATGCTGTTTCAAATCCGGGAGCTTATTTAGCATTCTCCCCTTCTCCAGTTGCCAACAACGATTTTAATGATGCCATTGCAAAAGGAGAAAAACTAAAAATGTTTCAGGGAACGGCAACTGTGGATATCATGCCGAATCAATTCGTAACTTTCAGATTAGAATACGGATTCAGAAAAAGTAATATCCCTTATTTCGCAGGATCTGGCGGAACAACCAGTCCGGACGGATGGATAGATACTCCAATTGACTCTTGGAGACCCGATTTAAGAAAGTCTGACAGCAGATTGACATTGGCTGTAATGTTCAGACTGTAG
- a CDS encoding porin → MKKYIVIGLMLCVFFPKAQSSDSMKIGNKITFSAYAELFYSYDFNEPASHNRQDFLYSYNRHNELNLNLGLAKATYQSENLRANFALMAGTYAQDNMVAEQDALRYVNEANIGIKISKNKNLWIDAGIIPSHIGWESAIGKDNMNLTRSLAAENSPYFETGAKISYTSDSGKWFLSGLVLNGWQRIAKADGNQSISFGHQITYKPNDKITLNSSSFVGNDKSKEEKKMRYFHDLHGIFQVTKQFSTILGFDIGAEQKLKGSEQYNIWYTPNMLMKYQFNDKWALAGRLEYYNDKNGVIISTKTQNGFQTYGYSLNVDYSILKNVVFRTEARGFTSKDAIFVKNDELKQGNFFITTSLAAWF, encoded by the coding sequence ATGAAAAAGTATATTGTCATTGGACTTATGTTGTGTGTATTCTTTCCGAAGGCACAGTCTTCGGATTCGATGAAAATTGGCAATAAGATCACATTTTCTGCTTATGCAGAGCTTTTTTACAGCTATGATTTTAATGAACCGGCCAGCCATAACCGTCAGGATTTTCTATATTCATACAATCGTCATAACGAGCTGAATCTTAATTTAGGACTTGCAAAAGCAACTTACCAAAGTGAAAATCTTCGGGCCAACTTTGCTTTAATGGCAGGAACTTATGCACAAGATAATATGGTAGCAGAGCAAGATGCTTTACGTTATGTGAATGAAGCTAATATTGGAATTAAAATTTCAAAAAATAAAAATTTGTGGATCGATGCCGGCATCATACCTTCTCATATCGGTTGGGAAAGTGCCATAGGAAAGGATAATATGAATCTTACAAGAAGTTTAGCTGCAGAAAATTCGCCTTACTTTGAAACGGGAGCCAAAATTTCCTACACTTCAGACAGTGGAAAATGGTTTCTAAGCGGATTGGTTCTGAATGGATGGCAGCGTATCGCAAAAGCCGACGGTAATCAAAGCATCTCGTTTGGACATCAAATAACCTATAAACCGAATGATAAAATTACCTTGAACAGCAGTTCATTCGTCGGAAATGATAAATCAAAAGAAGAGAAAAAAATGCGTTATTTCCATGATTTACACGGAATTTTTCAAGTAACGAAACAGTTTTCTACCATTCTTGGTTTCGATATCGGAGCCGAACAAAAATTAAAAGGAAGCGAACAATACAACATTTGGTACACTCCAAATATGTTGATGAAATATCAATTTAATGATAAATGGGCTTTAGCCGGAAGACTTGAATATTACAATGACAAAAATGGAGTTATTATCAGTACAAAAACGCAAAACGGATTTCAAACCTACGGATATTCTCTGAATGTAGATTATTCGATCCTAAAAAATGTTGTATTCCGTACAGAAGCGAGAGGTTTTACTTCTAAAGATGCCATTTTTGTAAAGAATGATGAGCTTAAACAAGGGAATTTTTTCATTACAACAAGTCTTGCAGCTTGGTTTTAA
- the kdpA gene encoding potassium-transporting ATPase subunit KdpA, which yields MNTEILGIIAMFAITLVIGIFLGKYIANVYGYKKTFLDKIFQPIENIIYKISGINPDRQMTWKQNMFAMLTINLVWFIIGFFMLLNQSWLPLNPDGNPNMSPDLAFNTAISFLVNCNLQHYSGETGVSYLSQLYLMFLQFVTAATGMAAMAVLFKAFKEKTTTELGNFYDFFTKSMIRILIPISIVVAFILSANGTPMTFEGKDHITTLEGQKVDVSRGPAAAFVAIKHLGTNGGGFFGANSAHPLENPNYMTNMTEMVTQMIIPFALVFALGFYLKKRKLSWTIFTVMTIGFLALAVPNVVNETQGNPLITEMGTDNHLGAMEGKEIRFGSASSGYWSIATTVISTGSVNAMHDSTMPLSGMNQLLAMMINCFYGGCGVGILNYFIFIILAVFMSGLMVGRTPEFMGKKIEAKEMKIAMIVALFHPFLILVGTALTAYMPEFGAKTLNNPGFHGFSEMLYEFTSSSANNGSGFEGLGDNTPWWNISTGIVLLLSRFIPIIGPIAIAGCLAQKKYIPESSGTLKTDTATFGFMTLAVILLIAALSFFPALTLGPIAEQLQYFSK from the coding sequence ATGAATACAGAAATTTTAGGCATCATAGCGATGTTCGCAATCACATTAGTCATTGGTATTTTCCTAGGGAAATACATTGCTAATGTTTACGGTTATAAAAAGACTTTTTTAGATAAAATTTTTCAGCCGATTGAAAATATTATTTATAAAATTTCAGGGATCAATCCCGACCGTCAGATGACTTGGAAACAGAATATGTTTGCCATGCTGACCATCAACTTAGTTTGGTTCATCATCGGATTTTTCATGTTATTAAATCAATCATGGCTTCCTTTAAATCCAGACGGAAATCCGAATATGTCACCAGATCTTGCTTTTAATACAGCAATTTCTTTCTTGGTCAACTGTAATTTACAGCATTATTCAGGAGAAACGGGAGTCAGTTATTTAAGCCAGTTATACTTAATGTTTTTACAGTTTGTAACTGCTGCAACCGGAATGGCTGCAATGGCTGTGCTTTTCAAAGCATTTAAAGAAAAAACGACTACGGAATTAGGTAATTTCTACGATTTTTTCACCAAATCGATGATCAGAATATTGATTCCGATCAGTATTGTAGTGGCTTTTATCCTTTCTGCCAACGGAACTCCGATGACTTTCGAAGGTAAAGACCATATCACAACATTGGAAGGTCAAAAAGTTGATGTTTCAAGAGGTCCTGCTGCAGCTTTTGTGGCAATCAAACACTTAGGAACAAACGGAGGAGGTTTTTTTGGAGCCAACTCTGCACACCCGCTTGAAAACCCGAATTATATGACCAATATGACGGAAATGGTTACTCAGATGATCATTCCTTTTGCGTTGGTTTTTGCGTTAGGATTTTATTTAAAGAAAAGAAAACTTTCGTGGACTATTTTTACTGTAATGACCATTGGTTTTCTAGCACTTGCTGTTCCGAATGTTGTGAATGAAACTCAGGGAAATCCATTGATTACAGAAATGGGAACCGACAATCATTTGGGAGCGATGGAAGGGAAAGAAATCCGCTTTGGAAGTGCTTCTTCAGGATATTGGAGTATTGCTACAACGGTAATTTCTACAGGTTCTGTAAATGCCATGCATGACAGTACGATGCCGCTTTCAGGAATGAATCAGCTTTTGGCGATGATGATCAACTGCTTCTACGGTGGTTGTGGAGTCGGAATTCTAAATTACTTTATATTCATCATTCTTGCAGTATTTATGAGCGGTCTTATGGTCGGAAGGACGCCTGAATTTATGGGTAAAAAAATCGAAGCCAAAGAAATGAAAATAGCGATGATCGTTGCTTTATTTCACCCTTTTTTAATTCTTGTCGGAACAGCTTTAACAGCTTATATGCCTGAATTTGGAGCCAAAACATTAAACAATCCAGGTTTTCATGGTTTTAGTGAAATGTTATACGAATTCACTTCATCATCAGCCAATAACGGCTCCGGATTTGAAGGATTGGGCGACAATACGCCTTGGTGGAATATTTCAACAGGAATTGTGTTGTTGTTATCAAGATTCATCCCGATCATCGGTCCAATTGCCATTGCAGGATGTTTAGCTCAGAAAAAATATATCCCGGAAAGTTCAGGAACATTGAAAACTGATACCGCAACTTTTGGATTTATGACTTTAGCCGTTATTCTTCTGATCGCAGCTTTATCATTCTTCCCAGCACTTACTTTGGGACCAATTGCAGAACAACTTCAATATTTTTCTAAATAA
- the kdpB gene encoding potassium-transporting ATPase subunit KdpB, translating into MKNQSQTLFQKDLVNEAIRQSFVKLNPKIMFKNPVMFLVEVGTVVMFIVSLFSLTGDKSQGSFTYNFLVFIILFFTVLFANFAEAIAEARGKAQADTLRKTREETPAKLIIDNKPGFQVETALKMSAEMKLGDIFLCEAGDQIPMDGEIIEGLATIDESAITGESAPVIRESGGDKSSVTGGTKVLSDRIKVKVTTKPGESFLDKMIALVEGASRQKTPNEIALTILLAGFTLTFIIVTVTLKPFADYSQTPITIAAFISLFVCLIPTTIGGLLSAIGIAGMDRALRANVITKSGKAVETAGDIDVLLLDKTGTITIGNRKATQFHPSNGIQLEEFIKGSALSSVADETPEGKSIIELSQLKSEDLLVPNPVYIDFTAETRTSGIDFENTRIRKGAYDTIKKLTEKAGNIFPQETQDAVTKISENGGTPLVVSVNEKVWGVIELQDIIKTGIQERFQRLRKMGVKTVMVTGDNPLTAKFIAEKAGVDDFIAEAKPEDKMNYIKKEQQEGKLVAMMGDGTNDAPALAQADVGVAMNSGTQAAKEAGNMVDLDNDPTKLIEIVEIGKQLLMTRGTLTTFSIANDVAKYFAIIPALFITFIPALQKLNIMNLHSPESAILSAIIFNAIIIPFLIPLALKGVAYKPIGASALLRRNLLIYGLGGIIAPFIGIKIIDLFISLFF; encoded by the coding sequence ATGAAAAATCAATCACAAACATTGTTTCAAAAAGATTTGGTTAACGAAGCTATCAGACAGTCTTTCGTTAAGCTGAATCCGAAAATCATGTTTAAAAATCCTGTCATGTTTCTGGTAGAAGTCGGAACAGTTGTCATGTTTATCGTAAGCTTATTCAGTTTAACGGGAGACAAATCACAGGGCAGTTTCACCTATAACTTTTTAGTATTTATTATCTTATTCTTTACTGTTTTATTTGCCAACTTCGCAGAAGCCATCGCAGAAGCAAGAGGGAAAGCACAGGCAGATACGTTGAGAAAAACGCGTGAAGAAACTCCTGCAAAATTAATCATCGACAACAAACCGGGATTTCAGGTGGAAACAGCCTTAAAAATGTCTGCAGAAATGAAACTGGGAGATATTTTCCTTTGTGAAGCAGGTGATCAGATCCCGATGGATGGTGAAATTATCGAAGGGTTGGCAACAATCGATGAATCCGCAATCACAGGAGAAAGTGCACCCGTGATCAGAGAATCTGGTGGAGATAAAAGTTCCGTAACAGGTGGTACAAAAGTACTTTCCGACAGAATAAAGGTGAAAGTTACCACCAAGCCCGGAGAATCTTTCCTTGATAAAATGATCGCCCTTGTAGAAGGTGCTTCAAGACAGAAAACACCGAACGAGATCGCATTAACCATACTTTTAGCAGGGTTTACCCTCACTTTCATAATAGTTACAGTTACTTTAAAACCCTTTGCAGATTATTCGCAGACGCCGATTACCATTGCGGCATTTATATCACTTTTCGTTTGTCTGATACCCACAACGATCGGAGGTCTGCTTTCTGCAATTGGAATTGCGGGGATGGACAGAGCTTTGAGAGCCAACGTTATTACAAAAAGTGGTAAAGCTGTTGAAACTGCTGGAGATATTGACGTTCTACTTCTTGATAAGACAGGAACAATCACCATCGGAAACCGTAAAGCAACTCAATTTCATCCTTCAAATGGAATTCAACTTGAAGAATTTATCAAAGGTTCAGCATTAAGTTCTGTTGCTGATGAAACTCCGGAAGGAAAATCAATTATAGAATTAAGCCAATTAAAATCTGAAGACTTGCTTGTTCCAAATCCTGTCTACATCGATTTTACGGCTGAAACCAGAACTTCAGGTATTGATTTTGAAAACACAAGAATTAGAAAAGGAGCTTACGACACCATTAAAAAACTGACTGAAAAAGCCGGAAATATTTTCCCACAGGAAACTCAGGACGCTGTAACCAAAATTTCTGAAAACGGAGGAACTCCATTGGTGGTTTCCGTTAATGAAAAAGTTTGGGGAGTTATTGAACTTCAGGATATCATCAAAACCGGAATTCAGGAACGTTTTCAACGATTGAGAAAAATGGGTGTGAAAACCGTAATGGTAACAGGTGATAACCCTTTAACCGCAAAATTTATCGCAGAAAAAGCCGGTGTAGATGATTTTATCGCAGAAGCTAAACCTGAAGATAAGATGAATTACATCAAAAAAGAACAACAGGAAGGTAAACTGGTTGCCATGATGGGTGACGGAACGAATGACGCTCCTGCCCTAGCCCAAGCCGATGTTGGTGTTGCCATGAACAGTGGAACTCAGGCCGCAAAAGAAGCCGGAAACATGGTGGATCTGGATAATGACCCGACAAAATTAATCGAGATCGTAGAAATCGGAAAACAGTTATTAATGACTCGTGGAACGTTGACAACTTTCAGTATTGCGAATGATGTTGCTAAATATTTTGCCATTATTCCGGCGCTGTTTATCACGTTTATTCCGGCGCTTCAGAAATTGAATATCATGAATCTTCACAGTCCTGAATCAGCGATTTTATCGGCCATTATTTTTAATGCGATCATTATTCCATTCTTAATTCCATTAGCGTTGAAAGGTGTTGCTTACAAACCGATCGGTGCAAGTGCATTATTGAGAAGAAATCTTTTGATCTACGGTTTGGGAGGAATTATCGCTCCATTCATAGGAATAAAAATCATTGACTTATTTATCAGTCTATTCTTTTAA
- the kdpC gene encoding K(+)-transporting ATPase subunit C → MKIYLISALRLSLVMLVVVALYLIFVFAGSKILPTQGNAEIINYNGQKFYANIGQDFKSLKYFHGRPSAVDYNAAGSAGSNKGPSNEEYLQNVQKRIDTLKMQNPEMENTKVPVELATASGSGLDPDISEEGALYQAKRIAKERNISLEKIENLIKNQTEKPLLGLFGPSKLNVLKLNIALDQLK, encoded by the coding sequence ATGAAAATTTATCTTATTTCAGCGTTGAGATTATCTCTGGTTATGCTGGTTGTGGTAGCCCTATATTTAATCTTTGTTTTCGCAGGTTCTAAAATTTTACCAACTCAGGGAAATGCAGAGATCATCAATTATAACGGACAAAAGTTTTACGCCAATATCGGACAGGATTTTAAATCTCTTAAATATTTCCACGGTCGCCCATCTGCAGTTGATTACAATGCTGCAGGAAGTGCGGGGAGCAATAAAGGACCAAGCAATGAAGAGTATTTGCAAAACGTGCAAAAAAGAATTGATACTTTGAAAATGCAGAATCCTGAAATGGAAAATACGAAAGTTCCCGTAGAATTAGCTACAGCAAGCGGAAGCGGACTGGATCCTGATATTTCTGAAGAAGGCGCCTTATACCAAGCCAAAAGAATTGCAAAAGAAAGAAATATCTCTCTGGAAAAAATTGAAAATCTTATTAAAAATCAAACAGAAAAACCTCTTTTGGGACTTTTTGGACCTTCGAAATTGAATGTTTTAAAGCTGAATATCGCTTTAGATCAATTGAAGTAA